The following proteins come from a genomic window of Nostoc sp. TCL26-01:
- the infA gene encoding translation initiation factor IF-1 — MSKQDLIEMEGTVTESLPNAMFRVDLDNGFNVLAHISGKIRRNYIKILPGDRVKVELTPYDLTKGRITYRLRKK, encoded by the coding sequence TTGTCTAAGCAAGATTTGATTGAAATGGAAGGCACAGTTACAGAATCTTTGCCTAACGCCATGTTTCGCGTTGATCTAGATAATGGCTTTAACGTTTTGGCACACATCTCCGGCAAGATTCGCCGTAACTATATTAAGATTTTGCCTGGCGATCGCGTCAAAGTAGAATTAACCCCCTACGACTTGACGAAAGGTCGCATCACCTACCGTTTGCGGAAAAAGTGA
- a CDS encoding adenylate kinase, which translates to MTRLIFLGPPGAGKGTQAQILAEHLHIPHISTGEILRQAMKEQTPLGIKAQSYVDSGDLVPDQLVQDLVEERLGQPDAKSGWILDGFPRKVTQAAFLEALLETTGQGGERVVNLDAPDDVVVTRLLSRGRKDDTEEVIRRRLEVYRNETAPLIDYYGDRQKLLTINGDQSPEAVTHELKETLVS; encoded by the coding sequence GTGACGCGACTAATCTTCTTGGGGCCACCGGGAGCAGGTAAAGGAACACAAGCTCAAATTTTGGCAGAACATTTGCATATTCCCCACATATCTACGGGAGAAATATTGCGCCAAGCCATGAAAGAGCAAACTCCTTTAGGAATCAAAGCTCAAAGCTATGTTGATAGCGGGGATTTGGTTCCTGACCAGTTAGTACAAGACTTGGTAGAGGAACGTTTGGGTCAACCAGATGCTAAGTCTGGCTGGATATTAGACGGTTTTCCTCGGAAAGTTACCCAAGCAGCTTTTTTAGAAGCATTGCTGGAAACAACTGGTCAAGGTGGTGAAAGAGTAGTCAACTTGGATGCACCTGATGATGTTGTGGTGACACGTCTACTCTCTAGAGGACGGAAAGACGATACGGAAGAGGTAATTCGTCGTCGCCTGGAAGTATACCGCAACGAAACAGCACCCTTAATTGATTACTATGGCGATCGCCAAAAACTTCTGACCATTAACGGTGATCAATCCCCAGAAGCAGTCACTCACGAATTGAAAGAAACTCTAGTTTCATAG
- the secY gene encoding preprotein translocase subunit SecY yields the protein MISRDKAPTAQETFMQMAQAAGLRGRLLVTVGILILVRLGIFLPVPGIDRTRFAEAISGNNSIFGLLDIFSGRGLSTLGIFALGILPFINASIIIQLLTAAIPSLENLQKNEGEAGRRKISQITRYVSLGWAILQSVAFSALFLQQFALEPGPIFVAETAIALTAGSMFVMWASELITERGIGNGASLLIFVNIVASLPKSLGDTIDLVQVGGREIVGRVIVLVLVFLATIVGIVFVQEGIRRIPIISARRQVGRRVLAEQRSYLPLRLISGGVMPIIFAAAILSLPLLIANFTKNPELANIVNTYLSPGGSGSWVYALVYLISIVFFSYFYSSLIVNPVDVAQNLKKMGSSIPGIRPGKATSEYIERVINRLTFLGAVFLGLVAIIPTAVERTLNVPTFKGLGATSLLILVGVAIETAKQVQTYVISQRYEGMVKQ from the coding sequence ATGATCAGTCGAGATAAAGCCCCAACGGCTCAAGAAACTTTTATGCAGATGGCACAAGCAGCTGGCCTCAGAGGTAGGCTGCTTGTTACTGTCGGTATTTTAATTTTGGTTCGCCTGGGCATTTTTTTACCAGTACCAGGGATTGATAGAACTAGATTTGCCGAAGCCATTTCGGGCAATAATTCCATATTCGGTTTGTTGGATATATTTTCCGGGCGGGGTCTTTCCACTTTGGGGATCTTTGCTCTAGGGATTTTGCCCTTTATTAATGCGTCAATTATCATCCAATTGCTGACGGCAGCAATACCATCTTTAGAAAATTTACAAAAAAACGAGGGTGAAGCTGGTCGGCGGAAAATTTCCCAAATTACCCGCTATGTGTCCTTGGGTTGGGCCATTCTTCAGAGTGTGGCTTTTTCGGCTTTGTTCCTGCAACAATTTGCCTTAGAGCCAGGGCCAATATTTGTGGCAGAAACAGCGATCGCTCTCACGGCTGGTTCTATGTTTGTGATGTGGGCATCGGAACTGATCACAGAACGAGGTATTGGCAACGGTGCATCTTTGTTGATTTTTGTCAACATTGTCGCGTCCTTACCCAAATCCTTGGGTGACACCATTGACTTGGTGCAAGTAGGCGGTCGAGAAATCGTAGGTCGTGTGATCGTCCTAGTGCTGGTATTTCTCGCCACAATTGTCGGGATTGTTTTTGTTCAGGAAGGTATCAGACGCATTCCCATCATTTCGGCGCGTCGCCAAGTTGGTCGGCGGGTGTTAGCAGAGCAACGCAGCTACTTACCACTACGGCTGATTTCTGGTGGTGTCATGCCGATCATTTTTGCTGCTGCCATCCTGAGTTTGCCACTTTTGATTGCTAACTTCACCAAAAACCCAGAATTGGCGAACATCGTCAATACTTATTTAAGTCCTGGTGGTTCTGGTTCTTGGGTGTATGCCTTAGTCTACCTAATTTCTATTGTTTTCTTCAGCTACTTCTATTCTTCCTTGATTGTTAACCCCGTGGATGTAGCCCAGAACTTGAAGAAAATGGGTTCTAGCATCCCCGGTATTCGTCCAGGCAAGGCAACTAGTGAGTACATCGAACGAGTCATCAATCGCTTGACTTTTTTAGGAGCCGTCTTTTTGGGACTGGTGGCAATTATCCCCACCGCAGTGGAAAGGACTTTGAATGTACCGACTTTTAAAGGATTGGGTGCTACTTCATTGTTGATTCTGGTGGGTGTGGCGATTGAGACAGCCAAACAAGTCCAAACTTATGTTATTTCTCAGCGCTATGAAGGAATGGTGAAACAATAG
- the rplO gene encoding 50S ribosomal protein L15: MRLNDVKPQKGSKKRRRRVGRGISAGQGASAGLGMRGQKSRSGSGTRPGFEGGQQPLYRRVPKLKGFPVVNRKIYTTINVEKLSSLPANTEVTLESLRTAGILTAVKGPLKILGNGELGVALNVKAAAFTGQARSKIEAAGGSCQVLE; this comes from the coding sequence ATGAGACTCAACGATGTTAAGCCCCAAAAAGGCTCAAAAAAACGCCGCCGCCGTGTAGGTAGAGGTATCTCGGCTGGTCAAGGTGCTAGTGCTGGTTTAGGGATGAGAGGTCAAAAATCTCGTTCTGGTAGCGGTACTAGACCGGGTTTTGAAGGTGGTCAGCAGCCATTGTACCGCCGCGTACCCAAGCTCAAGGGCTTTCCTGTAGTTAATCGGAAAATTTACACTACGATTAATGTAGAGAAGTTATCCTCTCTTCCTGCCAATACAGAAGTCACATTGGAATCTTTGAGAACAGCAGGTATTTTGACTGCTGTCAAGGGCCCATTGAAAATTTTAGGTAATGGGGAATTAGGGGTGGCGCTCAATGTCAAAGCGGCAGCTTTCACCGGACAAGCTCGGAGCAAAATTGAGGCCGCTGGAGGCAGTTGTCAAGTTTTAGAGTGA
- the rpsE gene encoding 30S ribosomal protein S5: MATGRRKANRTKKEETNWQERVIQIRRVSKVVKGGKKLSFRAIVVVGNERGQVGVGVGKASDVIGAVKKGVADGKKHLIDIPITKSNSIPHPIDGVGGGAKVIMRPAAPGTGVIAGGAVRTVLELAGVRNVLAKQLGSNNPLNNARAAVNALSTLRTFAEVAEDRGIAIEKLYI; encoded by the coding sequence ATGGCAACTGGTCGTCGTAAAGCTAACCGGACAAAAAAAGAAGAAACCAACTGGCAAGAGCGCGTCATTCAAATCCGACGAGTCAGCAAGGTGGTAAAAGGTGGGAAAAAACTCAGCTTCCGAGCGATCGTTGTTGTCGGTAACGAACGCGGTCAAGTTGGTGTAGGAGTAGGCAAAGCCTCTGATGTTATTGGCGCTGTGAAAAAAGGTGTCGCTGATGGTAAAAAGCACCTGATTGATATCCCCATCACCAAATCTAACTCCATTCCCCATCCCATTGATGGTGTCGGTGGCGGAGCTAAAGTAATTATGCGTCCAGCCGCACCCGGTACTGGGGTAATTGCTGGTGGTGCTGTGCGGACTGTCTTGGAATTAGCAGGAGTCCGTAACGTTTTAGCCAAACAACTTGGCTCTAACAACCCTCTGAATAATGCCAGAGCAGCCGTCAATGCCTTATCCACACTGCGTACCTTTGCTGAAGTCGCTGAGGACAGGGGTATTGCCATAGAAAAACTTTATATCTAA
- the rplR gene encoding 50S ribosomal protein L18, whose amino-acid sequence MKLTRRESKQRRRKRIRGKVFGSSDRPRLAVFRSNEHIYAQIIDDTQHHTLVAASTLEPDLKSTLASGANCEASAQVGKLIAARSLEKGITKVVFDRGGNLYHGRIKALAEAAREGGLDF is encoded by the coding sequence ATGAAACTTACTCGTAGAGAATCAAAACAGCGTCGTCGTAAACGCATTCGTGGTAAAGTTTTCGGTTCCTCAGACCGTCCACGTTTGGCTGTGTTCCGTTCTAATGAGCATATTTATGCTCAAATCATCGACGATACACAGCATCACACATTGGTCGCGGCATCGACTCTAGAGCCAGATTTGAAATCTACTTTAGCTTCTGGGGCTAACTGCGAAGCATCAGCACAAGTTGGCAAATTAATCGCCGCGCGATCGCTAGAAAAAGGCATCACGAAAGTCGTGTTTGATCGCGGTGGTAACTTATACCACGGTCGCATCAAAGCCTTAGCTGAAGCCGCACGCGAAGGTGGTTTAGATTTTTAA
- the rplF gene encoding 50S ribosomal protein L6, translating to MSRIGKRPITIPTKVQVTIDGTKVVVKGPKGELSRDLPPNVLVSQEGEILQVTRRDETRTSRQLHGLSRTLVANMVEGVSQGFQRRLEIQGVGYRAQVQGRNLVLNMGYSHQVQIEPPEGIQFAVENNTNVIVSGYDKEIVGNTAAKIRAVRPPEPYKGKGIRYAGEVVRRKAGKTGKGGKK from the coding sequence ATGTCTCGTATTGGTAAACGTCCAATTACTATCCCTACCAAAGTGCAAGTGACAATCGATGGCACAAAGGTTGTGGTGAAAGGCCCCAAAGGCGAACTGTCCAGGGATCTCCCCCCTAACGTTTTAGTTTCTCAAGAGGGAGAAATTTTGCAAGTCACCCGGCGGGATGAGACTCGCACATCTAGGCAATTACACGGTTTAAGCCGGACTTTGGTTGCCAACATGGTGGAAGGAGTGTCTCAAGGTTTTCAACGTCGGTTGGAAATCCAAGGTGTAGGTTATCGGGCGCAAGTGCAAGGGCGGAACCTCGTTTTAAATATGGGTTATAGCCATCAAGTCCAAATTGAACCACCCGAAGGCATTCAATTTGCAGTGGAAAATAACACTAACGTCATCGTCAGTGGCTATGACAAAGAAATAGTAGGTAACACAGCAGCCAAAATTCGTGCCGTTCGTCCACCAGAACCCTACAAAGGCAAAGGTATCCGCTATGCCGGTGAGGTGGTCAGACGTAAAGCTGGTAAGACTGGTAAGGGTGGTAAGAAATAA
- the rpsH gene encoding 30S ribosomal protein S8, producing the protein MAANDTIADMLTRIRNANMARHQTTQVPATKMTRSIARVLQEEGFIAEFSEDGEGIKRNLVISLKYKGKNHQPLITALKRVSKPGLRVYANRKELPRVLGGIGIAIISTSGGIMTDREARRQNLGGEVLCYVW; encoded by the coding sequence ATGGCGGCTAACGACACAATTGCAGATATGCTGACGCGCATCCGCAATGCCAATATGGCAAGGCATCAAACAACACAAGTGCCAGCCACAAAAATGACTCGCAGTATTGCTAGAGTACTTCAGGAAGAAGGCTTTATTGCTGAATTCTCTGAGGACGGAGAAGGTATAAAACGTAACTTGGTTATTTCCCTGAAATATAAGGGTAAAAATCATCAGCCCCTAATTACAGCTCTCAAACGAGTTAGTAAGCCTGGTTTGCGTGTTTACGCCAACAGAAAAGAATTACCAAGGGTACTGGGCGGTATTGGCATTGCCATTATTTCCACATCTGGTGGGATCATGACCGACCGCGAAGCACGGCGGCAGAACCTGGGTGGTGAAGTACTTTGCTACGTCTGGTAG
- the rplE gene encoding 50S ribosomal protein L5 codes for MATTRLKSLYQETIVPKLINQFQYTNVHQVPKVVKVTVNRGLGEAAQNAKALEASLNEIAVITGQKPVVTRAKKAIAGFKIRQGMPVGIMVTLRGERMYAFLDRLISLALPRIRDFRGISPKSFDGRGNYTLGVREQLIFPEIEYDSIDQIRGLDISIITTAKNDEEGRALLKELGMPFRDQ; via the coding sequence ATGGCGACAACAAGACTCAAAAGCTTATATCAAGAGACCATCGTCCCCAAACTGATCAATCAGTTCCAGTACACTAACGTGCATCAAGTGCCGAAAGTGGTGAAAGTAACTGTGAACCGAGGTTTGGGAGAAGCGGCTCAAAATGCTAAAGCCTTAGAAGCATCCTTAAACGAAATTGCCGTGATCACTGGTCAAAAGCCAGTAGTAACACGGGCGAAAAAGGCGATCGCTGGCTTTAAAATCCGTCAGGGTATGCCAGTTGGCATCATGGTCACTCTGAGAGGAGAGAGGATGTATGCCTTCCTTGACCGATTAATTAGCCTCGCACTACCGAGAATTAGAGACTTCCGTGGCATCAGCCCTAAGAGCTTTGATGGTCGCGGTAACTATACTCTTGGTGTGAGAGAACAGTTAATTTTTCCAGAAATCGAGTACGACAGCATCGATCAAATTCGTGGTTTAGATATTTCCATTATCACCACAGCAAAAAACGACGAAGAGGGCCGCGCCTTACTCAAAGAATTGGGAATGCCCTTTCGCGATCAATAA
- the rplX gene encoding 50S ribosomal protein L24 yields MAGKKDEPKFYKMHVKTGDTVQIIAGKDKGKVGEIIKALPQLSKVIVKGVNIKTKHVKPRQEGESGQIVTQEAPIHSSNVMLYSTKQNVASRVCYTFTAEGKKVRKLKKTGEILDS; encoded by the coding sequence ATGGCAGGCAAAAAGGACGAACCCAAATTTTACAAAATGCACGTCAAAACTGGTGACACAGTGCAGATTATTGCTGGCAAAGACAAAGGGAAAGTTGGTGAAATCATCAAAGCTTTACCCCAACTAAGCAAAGTCATTGTCAAAGGTGTCAACATTAAAACTAAGCACGTCAAACCCCGTCAAGAAGGGGAATCTGGACAAATTGTGACCCAGGAAGCTCCCATTCACAGTTCCAACGTCATGCTTTACTCCACCAAGCAAAACGTCGCTAGTCGTGTCTGCTACACCTTCACCGCAGAAGGGAAGAAAGTCAGGAAACTCAAGAAAACTGGGGAAATTCTTGATAGTTAA
- the rplN gene encoding 50S ribosomal protein L14 produces the protein MIQPQTYLNVADNSGARKLMCIRVLGAGNRRYGFIGDRIIAVVKDATPNMAVKKSDVVEAVIVRTRHHIGRDSGMSIRFDDNAAVIINKDGNPRGTRVFGPVARELRDKNFTKIVSLAPEVL, from the coding sequence GTGATTCAACCCCAAACCTATCTCAATGTCGCTGATAATAGCGGCGCTCGTAAACTGATGTGTATCCGTGTCTTAGGTGCGGGTAATAGACGGTACGGTTTCATTGGCGACAGAATTATTGCTGTTGTCAAAGATGCTACCCCCAACATGGCTGTAAAAAAATCCGATGTTGTGGAAGCTGTGATTGTCCGCACCCGCCATCACATCGGTCGTGATAGCGGTATGAGTATCCGCTTTGATGATAACGCCGCCGTCATCATCAACAAAGACGGTAACCCCAGAGGCACACGGGTATTTGGCCCAGTAGCCCGGGAACTGCGCGACAAAAACTTCACCAAAATCGTTTCTCTGGCTCCGGAGGTGCTGTAA
- the rpsQ gene encoding 30S ribosomal protein S17 — MAIKERVGLVVSDKMQKTVVVAIENRSPHPKYGKIVVKTRRYKAHDEENKCKVGDRVRIQETRPLSKTKRWQVAEILNTKATIK; from the coding sequence ATGGCAATCAAAGAACGAGTTGGCTTGGTAGTGAGCGACAAAATGCAAAAAACTGTGGTAGTTGCCATAGAAAATCGCTCTCCCCATCCCAAATACGGCAAGATTGTAGTTAAAACTCGGCGCTATAAAGCCCACGATGAAGAGAATAAATGCAAAGTGGGCGATCGCGTCCGCATTCAGGAAACTAGACCCCTGAGTAAAACTAAGCGCTGGCAAGTTGCAGAAATTCTCAACACCAAAGCCACAATTAAATAG
- the rpmC gene encoding 50S ribosomal protein L29: MPLPKISEARELTDEKLVEEIVAVKKQLFQLRLQKATRQLEKPHLFRHARHRLAQLLTVEGERKRAASQQPQEEK; the protein is encoded by the coding sequence ATGCCTCTTCCCAAAATTTCAGAAGCAAGAGAACTAACTGACGAGAAACTAGTTGAGGAAATAGTTGCTGTCAAAAAACAACTGTTTCAGTTGCGCTTGCAAAAAGCCACTAGACAATTAGAAAAACCTCACCTATTCCGTCACGCCCGTCATCGCCTAGCCCAACTATTAACAGTAGAAGGAGAACGGAAACGGGCAGCAAGTCAACAGCCTCAAGAAGAAAAGTAG
- the rplP gene encoding 50S ribosomal protein L16, with amino-acid sequence MLSPRRTKFRKQQRGRMGGLAHRGSTLNFGDFALQAQEPAWITSRQIEASRRAMTRYIRRGGKIWIRIFPDKPVTMRPAETRMGSGKGSPEFWVAVVKPGRILFEIAGVTEEIAREAMRLAAFKLPIKTKFVVRSQVEEQE; translated from the coding sequence ATGTTAAGTCCTAGAAGAACTAAATTCCGCAAACAACAACGCGGACGGATGGGTGGACTCGCCCATCGTGGCAGCACCCTCAACTTTGGAGATTTTGCCCTCCAAGCCCAAGAGCCAGCTTGGATTACCTCCCGCCAAATCGAGGCTTCCCGTCGGGCTATGACTCGTTATATCCGCCGGGGTGGCAAAATCTGGATTCGGATTTTCCCAGATAAGCCAGTCACCATGCGCCCAGCAGAAACTCGGATGGGTTCTGGTAAAGGTTCCCCAGAGTTTTGGGTAGCTGTGGTTAAGCCAGGCCGGATTTTATTTGAAATCGCTGGTGTAACCGAAGAAATTGCGCGAGAAGCGATGCGTCTTGCAGCATTCAAGCTGCCGATCAAAACCAAGTTTGTTGTACGTTCTCAAGTAGAGGAGCAAGAGTAG
- the rpsC gene encoding 30S ribosomal protein S3, translating to MGQKIHPVGFRLGITQEHQSRWFAEPSRYPELLQEDHKLRQYIEQKLGRLAQNNAGISEVRIERKADQIDLEVRTARPGVVVGRGGQGIEALRTGLQTLLGGTRQIRINVVEVQRVDADAYLIAEYIAQQLERRVSFRRVVRQAIQRAQKAGIQGIKIQVSGRLNGAEIARTEWTREGRVPLHTLRADIDYSYCTAKTVYGILGIKVWVFKGEIIPGQEVATPQPTGREREPRRRQQQRRRQQFEDRSNEG from the coding sequence GTGGGACAGAAAATTCACCCAGTAGGCTTTCGCCTGGGAATTACACAAGAACATCAATCGCGTTGGTTTGCCGAACCTAGCCGCTATCCAGAACTACTACAAGAAGATCACAAACTTCGTCAATATATAGAACAAAAACTGGGTAGACTCGCGCAAAATAACGCAGGTATTTCCGAAGTCCGCATTGAGCGTAAAGCAGACCAAATCGATCTAGAAGTCCGCACGGCTCGCCCTGGTGTCGTTGTCGGTCGGGGTGGACAAGGTATTGAAGCCTTACGTACAGGACTACAAACGCTTTTGGGTGGGACTCGCCAAATCCGCATCAACGTAGTTGAAGTGCAACGAGTTGATGCTGATGCCTACTTAATTGCTGAGTATATTGCTCAACAATTAGAACGCCGGGTTTCTTTCCGGCGAGTTGTCCGACAAGCAATTCAACGCGCCCAAAAAGCTGGTATCCAAGGTATCAAAATCCAAGTTAGCGGTCGCCTCAACGGTGCAGAAATTGCCCGGACAGAGTGGACAAGAGAAGGTAGAGTACCTCTACACACCTTACGAGCTGACATTGACTACTCTTACTGCACAGCCAAAACCGTTTACGGCATTCTGGGGATTAAAGTTTGGGTATTCAAAGGAGAAATCATTCCTGGACAGGAAGTGGCTACACCCCAACCTACAGGACGTGAACGTGAACCACGTCGTCGTCAACAACAACGCCGCCGTCAGCAGTTTGAAGACCGTTCTAATGAAGGGTAA
- the rplV gene encoding 50S ribosomal protein L22, which yields MATDTKEVKAIARFIRMSPFKVRRVLDQIRGRSYREALIILEFMPYRSTEPVLTLLRSAAANAEHNAGLDRTELVITQAFADQGPVLKRFQPRAQGRAYQIRKPTCHITLAVAASADAK from the coding sequence ATGGCTACTGACACTAAAGAAGTAAAAGCGATCGCTCGGTTTATCCGGATGTCTCCCTTTAAAGTGCGTCGTGTACTTGACCAAATCCGGGGGCGTTCCTACCGTGAAGCGCTCATAATCTTGGAATTTATGCCCTATCGATCCACTGAACCAGTTTTAACTTTACTCCGCAGTGCTGCGGCTAACGCCGAGCATAACGCGGGTTTAGATCGGACTGAATTAGTGATTACTCAAGCCTTTGCTGATCAAGGTCCCGTCCTCAAACGGTTCCAACCCAGAGCGCAAGGTAGAGCCTACCAAATTCGCAAACCAACGTGTCATATCACCTTGGCTGTGGCTGCTAGTGCCGACGCTAAATAA
- the rpsS gene encoding 30S ribosomal protein S19, with amino-acid sequence MGRSLKKGPFVADHLLSKIEKLNERNEKQVIKTWSRASTILPQMVGHTIAVHNGRQHVPVFVSDQMVGHKLGEFAPTRTYRGHGKSDKKAGR; translated from the coding sequence ATGGGTCGTTCTCTAAAAAAAGGTCCTTTTGTAGCCGATCATTTACTCAGCAAAATTGAAAAGTTAAACGAAAGAAACGAGAAGCAAGTGATTAAAACTTGGTCACGAGCTTCGACAATTTTGCCTCAAATGGTGGGTCATACTATTGCCGTTCACAACGGCAGACAACACGTGCCAGTTTTTGTCAGCGACCAAATGGTAGGACATAAGCTGGGAGAATTTGCTCCTACGCGCACCTACAGAGGCCATGGCAAATCTGATAAGAAAGCAGGTAGATAG
- the rplB gene encoding 50S ribosomal protein L2 produces the protein MGTRSYRPYTPSTRQVTISDFAEITKTEPEKSLTVYKHRAKGRNNQGRITSRRRGGGHKRLYRIIDFKRDKRSIPAVVTAIEYDPNRNARIALLTYEDGEKRYILHPNGIKVGAKILAGPESPIEDGNALPLANIPLGTSVHNVELTAGKGGQIVRAAGATAQVVAKEGNYVTLKLPSGEVRMIRRECYATIGQVGNTEFRNLSAGKAGRNRWKGRRPKVRGSVMNPVDHPHGGGEGRAPIGRSGPVTPWGKPTLGAKTRKPKKASSRLIVRRRRKSSKRGRGGRES, from the coding sequence ATGGGTACTCGTTCTTATCGCCCTTATACCCCCAGTACTCGCCAGGTTACCATTTCTGACTTCGCAGAAATTACCAAAACCGAGCCAGAAAAGTCACTGACGGTATACAAACACAGGGCCAAAGGTCGCAACAACCAAGGTAGAATCACCAGCCGCCGTCGTGGTGGTGGTCATAAGCGACTGTATCGGATTATTGACTTTAAAAGAGATAAACGCAGTATTCCCGCAGTAGTCACTGCCATAGAATACGATCCGAACCGCAATGCGCGGATTGCCTTACTGACCTATGAAGATGGGGAAAAACGGTACATCCTCCATCCCAATGGCATCAAGGTAGGAGCCAAGATTCTGGCTGGACCAGAATCGCCCATTGAAGATGGTAATGCCTTGCCCCTAGCAAATATTCCCTTGGGTACAAGCGTCCACAACGTAGAATTAACTGCTGGTAAAGGCGGTCAAATTGTGCGGGCTGCTGGTGCAACCGCCCAAGTTGTCGCCAAAGAAGGTAATTACGTCACCCTGAAGTTACCTTCCGGAGAAGTGCGGATGATCCGCCGGGAATGCTACGCCACCATCGGTCAAGTCGGCAACACTGAATTCAGAAACTTGAGTGCAGGTAAAGCCGGTAGAAATCGCTGGAAAGGTCGCCGCCCCAAAGTTAGAGGTAGCGTCATGAACCCAGTAGACCATCCCCACGGTGGTGGTGAGGGTAGAGCGCCCATTGGGAGATCCGGGCCTGTCACACCTTGGGGTAAACCAACTTTGGGTGCGAAAACACGCAAACCCAAGAAAGCTAGCAGCAGGTTAATTGTGCGCCGTCGTCGTAAATCTTCTAAACGTGGACGTGGTGGACGGGAGTCTTAA
- a CDS encoding 50S ribosomal protein L23, with protein sequence MTRFDPRNLPDLIRRPILTEKATILMEQNKYTFEVTPKSSKPQIKAAIEDLFQVKVVKVNTALPPRRKKRVGKFIGFKPQYKKAIVTIAPGDVEKVRQVLFPEV encoded by the coding sequence GTGACTAGGTTTGACCCCCGCAACCTGCCCGATTTAATCCGTCGCCCCATCTTGACAGAAAAAGCGACAATCCTGATGGAGCAAAACAAATACACATTTGAAGTCACTCCCAAGTCTAGCAAACCGCAAATTAAAGCGGCCATTGAAGACTTATTTCAGGTGAAAGTTGTCAAAGTCAATACAGCCTTACCACCACGTCGCAAAAAGCGTGTCGGTAAATTCATTGGCTTTAAGCCCCAATATAAAAAAGCGATCGTCACCATCGCCCCTGGGGATGTAGAGAAAGTCAGACAAGTCCTATTCCCAGAGGTATAA
- the rplD gene encoding 50S ribosomal protein L4 — protein sequence MVESVVKNWQGEQVGQKQFELKVAREETAAHIVHRALVRQQTNARQGTASTKTRSEVRGGGRKPWRQKGTGRARAGSIRSPLWRGGGVIFGPKPRDFNLKLNRKERRLALRTAFVSRIDDLIVVEEFTNELARPKTKDLVAAMTRWGVEPESKALLILAEFPENVYLSARNIEKLKLIAADQLNVYDLLHADKIIVTTSALEKIQEVYSD from the coding sequence ATGGTTGAGAGTGTAGTAAAAAATTGGCAAGGAGAGCAAGTCGGACAAAAGCAGTTCGAGTTGAAAGTTGCCAGAGAAGAAACGGCGGCGCATATTGTACACCGCGCCCTAGTTAGACAGCAGACAAACGCTCGTCAAGGAACTGCCAGCACCAAAACTCGTTCAGAAGTGAGAGGTGGTGGACGTAAACCTTGGAGACAAAAAGGTACTGGTCGCGCCCGTGCGGGTTCCATTCGTTCACCCCTATGGCGTGGTGGTGGTGTGATCTTTGGCCCCAAACCCAGAGATTTTAATTTAAAACTGAACCGCAAAGAAAGACGTTTAGCACTGCGGACAGCATTTGTCAGCCGGATAGACGACTTAATTGTGGTAGAAGAATTTACCAACGAGCTAGCCCGTCCCAAAACTAAAGACTTAGTTGCAGCCATGACTCGTTGGGGCGTTGAACCAGAAAGTAAAGCGCTGTTAATTTTGGCAGAGTTTCCCGAAAACGTGTATTTATCAGCCCGTAACATCGAGAAACTCAAACTGATTGCGGCTGACCAACTCAACGTTTACGATTTGCTCCACGCTGACAAAATTATCGTCACCACATCAGCCCTAGAAAAAATTCAGGAGGTCTACAGTGACTAG